A region from the Pyrinomonadaceae bacterium genome encodes:
- a CDS encoding GNAT family N-acetyltransferase, whose translation MSPDVRIGYLVDHPEALPTLERLFESEWTTYYGTAGPGDAHRDLVAYSNRDQLPVGLVAFLGSEPCGVAALKADSISTHKHLTPWIGGGMVAPQFRRHGIGARLVSALEDVARNLGFTTVYSGTSTANSLLIREGWQLMEVVQYDGEAVSVYEKALSHPGGMTMSNHHIFAMKFAKVYPLYVQKAERKNRTKEEVDQIICWLTGYDQAGLEQQIEQENNFETFFAQAPEIHPNTSLIKGVVCGVRVEEIEDPLMQKVRYLDKLIDELAKGKAMEKILRQ comes from the coding sequence ATGTCTCCTGACGTGCGCATCGGCTATCTAGTAGATCATCCGGAGGCATTGCCTACTCTGGAACGGTTGTTTGAAAGCGAGTGGACCACGTACTACGGCACTGCCGGCCCAGGCGACGCACACAGGGACCTCGTAGCTTATTCAAACCGCGATCAACTACCAGTCGGACTGGTTGCGTTTTTGGGCTCTGAGCCATGTGGTGTCGCTGCGCTCAAAGCCGATTCAATCTCTACCCACAAGCATCTCACTCCGTGGATCGGTGGCGGCATGGTGGCGCCGCAGTTCCGGCGTCACGGCATCGGCGCGCGGCTCGTATCCGCCCTTGAAGATGTCGCCCGCAATCTCGGCTTTACCACTGTGTACTCGGGCACAAGCACTGCGAATAGCCTGCTGATCCGGGAAGGCTGGCAGCTCATGGAAGTGGTCCAATACGACGGTGAGGCGGTCTCGGTTTATGAAAAGGCGCTCTCACACCCCGGAGGAATGACAATGTCTAACCATCACATTTTCGCGATGAAATTTGCGAAGGTCTATCCGCTGTATGTGCAAAAAGCGGAACGTAAGAATCGTACGAAAGAAGAAGTTGACCAAATCATCTGCTGGTTGACTGGCTATGACCAAGCGGGTCTAGAGCAGCAAATCGAACAAGAAAATAACTTTGAGACGTTTTTCGCGCAAGCGCCGGAGATTCATCCAAATACTTCGCTCATCAAAGGCGTGGTGTGTGGTGTGCGCGTGGAAGAAATAGAAGATCCGCTGATGCAAAAAGTACGCTATTTAGACAAGCTGATTGATGAGCTCGCCAAAGGAAAAGCGATGGAAAAGATTCTCCGGCAGTAA
- a CDS encoding ASCH domain-containing protein: protein MDARVHDYWQRFLSTREDAADLQSRGYVVDTFGDSPEMASELASLIVAGVKTATCWSVWEWDDTANPMPREGLLTVVVDGAGAPRCIIETVSVETATFEAVNAEFAYAEGEGDRSLEYWRRVHWDYFSRVLPKLGHEPSLTMPVVCEHFRVLYR, encoded by the coding sequence ATGGACGCCCGAGTACACGATTACTGGCAACGATTTCTCTCCACGCGCGAGGATGCGGCCGACCTTCAATCGCGCGGATACGTAGTGGATACCTTTGGCGACAGTCCGGAAATGGCCAGTGAACTCGCCTCGCTAATTGTGGCCGGGGTAAAGACCGCGACGTGCTGGAGCGTTTGGGAGTGGGACGATACGGCCAACCCGATGCCTCGGGAAGGACTGCTTACGGTCGTGGTCGACGGAGCAGGTGCGCCAAGATGCATCATTGAGACGGTCAGCGTCGAAACGGCTACATTCGAGGCCGTGAACGCCGAGTTCGCCTACGCGGAAGGCGAGGGCGACCGCTCACTCGAGTATTGGCGGCGCGTGCATTGGGACTACTTCTCGCGAGTATTACCAAAACTCGGACACGAGCCATCGTTAACCATGCCGGTCGTGTGCGAACACTTCCGTGTGCTGTACCGGTAG
- a CDS encoding DUF551 domain-containing protein: MAWIKVADSVPPENELVLIYDNRNNKMEIGRTIDGKWYVEDTADGQLREIAEVTHWSWVLDSETYDSAED, translated from the coding sequence ATGGCATGGATAAAAGTAGCCGACTCGGTGCCACCCGAGAACGAACTCGTCTTGATCTACGATAACCGGAACAACAAGATGGAGATTGGACGCACCATTGACGGCAAATGGTATGTCGAAGATACGGCGGATGGTCAGCTGCGAGAAATTGCAGAAGTCACCCATTGGAGCTGGGTCCTCGATTCCGAAACGTATGACAGCGCAGAGGATTAG
- a CDS encoding transglycosylase domain-containing protein encodes MWRLIRYITYAVVGILVGGLIFQLVVVPSFSELATQNPATSSLIEARNREARRKGAEPKRFQVWVPLERISPHLQRAVIAGEDSNFATHNGFDYEAIQRAWEHAQKEADKEAKQTGENDSWLPNLPDFKRGASTISQQLVKNLYLSSERSFMRKGQEAVITYFMERNLPKKRILEVYLNVIEWGDGIYGAEAASQYYFHKPAANLNAREAAFLSAMIPNPRTVFNPQVNPKRVARRQRIIMRGMPSVKMPA; translated from the coding sequence ATGTGGCGGCTCATCAGATATATCACTTACGCCGTAGTCGGCATCCTCGTCGGCGGTCTCATCTTTCAATTAGTCGTCGTGCCAAGTTTCTCAGAGCTCGCTACGCAGAACCCCGCGACCTCTTCACTGATCGAAGCGCGCAATCGAGAAGCACGCCGCAAAGGTGCTGAGCCGAAGCGTTTCCAGGTCTGGGTCCCGCTCGAACGGATCTCACCGCACTTGCAGCGCGCGGTAATCGCCGGCGAGGACTCGAACTTTGCGACGCATAACGGATTCGATTACGAAGCGATTCAACGCGCCTGGGAGCACGCCCAAAAAGAAGCGGACAAAGAGGCGAAGCAGACCGGCGAGAATGATTCGTGGCTGCCGAACCTGCCTGACTTCAAACGCGGCGCCTCGACCATCTCGCAGCAACTCGTGAAAAACCTCTATCTCTCGAGCGAGCGCTCGTTCATGCGCAAAGGTCAGGAAGCCGTCATCACTTATTTCATGGAACGTAATCTTCCCAAGAAGCGCATCCTTGAGGTCTATCTAAACGTGATTGAATGGGGTGATGGGATTTACGGCGCCGAAGCTGCTTCTCAATATTATTTTCATAAGCCGGCGGCGAACCTTAACGCGCGCGAGGCCGCTTTTCTATCCGCGATGATTCCGAATCCGCGCACGGTCTTTAACCCGCAAGTTAATCCAAAGCGCGTTGCGCGCCGGCAACGCATCATCATGCGAGGAATGCCCAGCGTAAAAATGCCTGCGTGA
- a CDS encoding VWA domain-containing protein: MIRPISIAILSLSCCAVTLAQEQRQPPVLRGTNTRPITSSDANEKVSQAEEVGKGSVAKVSTSLITVPAVVMDRNGRYIGNLRQEDFKIYEDGVEQEVAYFASVEKPFTVALLLDVSGSTQFQLTQIREAANTFVGRLRMNDLLMAITFDGKVNVLTQPERVAVIRRGKLHIPAVTDGTVLYDTVDFALKRMAQIPGRKAIVLMTDGVDQDSRVTMKATLEGIAEQDILVYTVQYNTLPQLPERLSRIKDEKARRKVRERLLKGYALSEPYLRTLAEETGGRFYRADDLRQVGPAFEAITSELGVHYSLGYYSKHSANAGGERAIKVKVRYPNMVVRTRDSFSTSSLAHKN, from the coding sequence ATGATCAGACCAATTTCGATAGCCATTCTTTCCTTAAGCTGCTGCGCAGTTACCCTCGCGCAGGAACAACGACAACCACCAGTCTTGCGCGGTACGAATACGCGGCCAATCACCTCATCAGACGCAAACGAGAAAGTTTCACAGGCGGAGGAAGTCGGAAAAGGTAGCGTCGCGAAGGTCAGCACGAGTCTGATTACAGTGCCCGCGGTGGTGATGGATCGCAACGGCCGCTACATCGGCAACCTGCGGCAGGAAGACTTTAAGATTTACGAAGACGGTGTCGAACAGGAAGTGGCTTACTTTGCTTCCGTCGAAAAGCCTTTCACGGTGGCGTTGTTATTGGATGTCAGTGGCTCGACGCAGTTTCAGCTCACGCAGATTCGCGAAGCTGCAAATACCTTCGTGGGCCGCCTGCGCATGAACGACCTGCTGATGGCGATTACTTTCGACGGAAAAGTGAACGTGCTGACTCAGCCTGAACGAGTCGCCGTGATTCGTCGTGGCAAACTGCACATTCCCGCGGTGACCGACGGCACGGTGCTCTACGACACTGTCGATTTTGCGCTCAAACGAATGGCCCAAATTCCCGGCCGCAAAGCGATCGTGTTAATGACTGATGGCGTCGATCAGGACAGTCGCGTGACGATGAAAGCTACGCTCGAAGGCATCGCCGAGCAGGACATTCTGGTCTACACGGTCCAATACAACACCCTGCCGCAACTGCCGGAACGATTAAGCCGGATAAAAGATGAGAAGGCGCGACGCAAAGTGCGCGAGCGTCTCTTGAAGGGCTATGCGCTCAGCGAACCATACTTGCGCACGCTGGCTGAAGAGACTGGCGGACGGTTTTATCGCGCCGATGATCTGCGTCAGGTCGGTCCCGCATTCGAAGCGATCACTTCTGAATTGGGAGTGCATTACAGTCTGGGGTACTACTCAAAGCACTCAGCGAACGCTGGCGGTGAGCGCGCGATTAAAGTGAAGGTGCGTTATCCGAACATGGTGGTGAGGACCCGAGATAGCTTCTCGACGTCGTCATTGGCACACAAAAATTAG
- a CDS encoding ABC transporter permease — MNPLLFLRRIWAFIVRDWRLELSYRMQFFIRVLSILILVTTFFFISKIFTGAIDPRFAQWRDPLAAWLTGLAVLNYFMTGFSSLANAIRQEQVQGTLESVLMSPISLPTVIVASSAWAFVQATFFSSLYLLFGWLFFNVHYRGNFLLALAFLLLTTVVLSCLGILSASFAMVFKRGDPFGIFLGAGSALFSGVFFPTQLISDYAGSLAHISRILPATYGLDGIRRVLIEGQGFSQVREPLITLLVFLAVLLPLSLWVFGRAVRRAKREGSLIQY; from the coding sequence ATGAACCCCCTTCTCTTCCTGCGCAGGATTTGGGCGTTCATCGTGCGCGACTGGCGTTTGGAACTCAGTTACCGGATGCAGTTCTTTATCCGTGTACTCTCAATTCTCATTCTGGTAACAACCTTCTTCTTCATCTCGAAGATCTTTACGGGCGCCATTGATCCGCGTTTTGCGCAATGGCGCGATCCTCTGGCGGCGTGGCTCACGGGCTTGGCGGTGCTGAACTACTTCATGACGGGCTTCTCCAGCCTCGCGAATGCGATCCGGCAGGAACAGGTCCAGGGAACTTTGGAAAGCGTTCTCATGTCACCGATCAGCCTCCCGACTGTGATCGTCGCCAGTTCAGCCTGGGCTTTTGTGCAGGCGACATTCTTCTCGTCGCTTTACCTTCTGTTTGGCTGGCTGTTTTTTAATGTCCACTATCGCGGAAATTTCCTGCTGGCCCTCGCATTCCTTCTGCTGACTACGGTGGTGCTGTCGTGTCTGGGAATTCTGTCCGCCAGCTTCGCGATGGTGTTCAAGCGCGGCGATCCATTTGGCATCTTTCTCGGGGCCGGCTCGGCGCTCTTCTCCGGCGTCTTTTTTCCCACTCAACTTATCAGCGATTACGCCGGCAGCCTCGCGCATATTTCCCGGATATTGCCTGCCACCTACGGTCTCGACGGCATTCGCCGCGTGCTGATTGAAGGACAGGGGTTCAGCCAAGTACGCGAGCCTTTGATTACTCTGCTCGTTTTTCTAGCGGTGCTGCTTCCGTTGTCGCTTTGGGTTTTCGGCCGCGCCGTCCGGCGGGCTAAACGCGAAGGGAGTCTGATTCAGTACTAA
- a CDS encoding ABC transporter ATP-binding protein, which yields MADQNLVTSDQANGPASRSVALSVDHISKTYPVSFLRLKKALKRKFKPPVEAVRDVSFEVREGEIFGLIGPNGAGKTTLTKMIATLIQPTEGEVTVKGYDSVRDDQEVRRNVGLAGAEERSFYWRLTAEENLLFFARLHGLSGAQAKKRIAELLQLLQLEDATRRRFAELSTGNKQRLSVARAMLANPPVLLLDEPTRSLDPLAAARVRNTIKSLAQDAGQPVTVFLTSHNLAEVEELCERVAIISGGQIKALDTPQNLRATHSNNEKVSLTFAVEDAMQVEAALREAFTDQPFTIGRSDVKDHWTLSFVRQANDDVLDNVLRLLHQSGAVIQTVQSERATLLEVLESYEAQDAVQEEKIG from the coding sequence ATGGCCGACCAAAACCTCGTCACCAGCGATCAAGCGAACGGGCCTGCGAGCCGAAGCGTTGCCCTGTCGGTCGATCACATTTCAAAGACGTATCCGGTCTCGTTCCTGCGTCTGAAGAAAGCTTTAAAACGGAAATTCAAGCCGCCTGTCGAAGCCGTCCGGGATGTTTCATTCGAAGTTCGCGAGGGCGAGATCTTCGGTCTCATCGGACCGAACGGAGCGGGCAAAACGACGCTCACGAAAATGATTGCCACGCTGATTCAACCGACCGAAGGCGAAGTCACCGTCAAAGGTTACGACAGCGTGCGCGACGACCAGGAAGTGCGGCGCAATGTTGGCCTGGCCGGAGCGGAAGAACGAAGCTTCTACTGGCGGCTGACTGCCGAAGAGAACCTGCTCTTCTTTGCGCGGCTGCACGGGCTCAGCGGCGCGCAGGCGAAGAAGCGAATTGCCGAGCTGCTTCAGCTGCTGCAACTGGAGGATGCAACCCGCCGCAGATTCGCTGAACTTTCCACGGGCAATAAACAGCGTCTGTCGGTAGCGCGCGCAATGCTGGCTAATCCGCCGGTGCTTCTGCTGGATGAACCGACGCGTTCGTTGGATCCCTTAGCCGCGGCGCGCGTGCGAAATACCATCAAATCGCTGGCGCAAGACGCCGGCCAGCCGGTCACAGTTTTCCTGACGTCACACAACCTCGCGGAAGTGGAAGAGTTATGCGAACGTGTAGCGATCATTAGCGGCGGACAAATCAAGGCACTCGACACCCCCCAAAACCTGCGCGCCACGCACAGCAACAACGAAAAGGTTTCGCTTACATTTGCGGTCGAAGATGCGATGCAGGTTGAAGCGGCCCTGCGCGAAGCCTTCACCGATCAGCCGTTTACCATTGGACGAAGCGATGTGAAAGACCACTGGACGTTAAGTTTCGTGCGCCAGGCCAATGATGACGTGCTCGACAACGTGCTGCGGCTGCTCCACCAAAGCGGCGCCGTCATCCAGACGGTTCAGTCGGAACGGGCCACCTTGCTTGAGGTGCTTGAAAGTTATGAAGCGCAAGACGCTGTGCAGGAGGAAAAGATCGGATGA
- a CDS encoding ABC transporter permease, producing MSRLSIVGLVIVVFVVIVALAAPLIATHDVGETNLSMRYLGPSADHWFGTDSTGRDIFSRVVYGAQISLKVGIIVVAVSALFGTFIGSIAGFYGGWIDRFLSGYVFNVFLAFPGLLLAIALVAFLGAGLNKLIFALCIIGWVGYARLIRAQVLKVREYDFVQAARALGAGDLRILTIHILPNAIQPLIVQASLGMAGAVLSEAALSFLGLGVPPPSPSWGVMIEEARDLSTLQAAPHALIFPGIAIALTVLAFNFIGDGLREYLDPKQRRR from the coding sequence ATGAGCAGACTAAGCATTGTTGGTTTGGTTATCGTCGTCTTTGTCGTGATCGTCGCGCTGGCCGCGCCATTGATCGCGACGCATGATGTGGGCGAAACAAACCTTTCAATGCGTTACCTCGGACCGTCGGCGGATCATTGGTTCGGCACGGATTCAACGGGCCGCGACATTTTTTCGCGGGTCGTCTACGGCGCGCAAATTTCGCTCAAAGTCGGAATCATCGTCGTTGCCGTCTCAGCGCTCTTCGGGACTTTCATCGGTTCGATTGCGGGTTTTTACGGCGGCTGGATTGATCGATTTCTCTCCGGCTACGTTTTCAATGTATTTCTCGCGTTTCCCGGATTGTTGCTGGCGATTGCACTAGTGGCGTTTCTTGGCGCGGGTCTCAACAAACTAATTTTCGCGCTCTGCATCATTGGTTGGGTTGGTTACGCGCGCCTAATTCGCGCGCAGGTCCTGAAAGTGCGCGAGTACGATTTTGTGCAGGCCGCGCGAGCGCTGGGTGCAGGTGACTTGCGAATCCTGACCATCCACATTCTGCCCAATGCTATTCAGCCGCTAATCGTGCAGGCCAGTCTCGGGATGGCCGGTGCGGTCCTGTCGGAAGCGGCACTTTCATTTCTCGGCTTGGGCGTCCCGCCGCCATCGCCCTCATGGGGCGTGATGATTGAAGAAGCCCGCGACCTCTCAACCTTGCAGGCCGCTCCCCACGCGCTAATCTTTCCCGGGATCGCCATTGCTTTGACGGTGCTCGCCTTCAACTTTATTGGTGATGGGCTGCGCGAGTACCTCGACCCCAAACAACGGCGCAGATAA
- a CDS encoding ABC transporter permease, producing the protein MKQKLFGVLRRIGFLVLVVWTVVSLVTLLIELVPGDPAIAVLGEQATPEQLAQFRSKHGLDRPPFFFGFPVDQSGQRQFTWHGLNNRYADYWGSILRGDLGTSFRTERPVFELIAERYPATIQLAITAMFIAVCIAIPLGVIAGKNRGTWLDNALSVIALVGISLPSFVIGPMLVYIFAVKLGWLAPSGRFDWSDIILPSFTLGAALSAILTRMVRSSVIEELGEPYVRTARAKGLSERTVVYKHVLKNGLIPVVTVLGLQLGVLLAGAIITEKIFGWPGLGLLLLEDGISKRDYSVVQGCVLAISTTYIIANTLTDVLYRWLDPRIRVS; encoded by the coding sequence ATGAAGCAGAAACTGTTCGGAGTACTGCGCCGCATTGGCTTCCTCGTACTTGTCGTCTGGACGGTGGTCTCGCTGGTCACGCTGTTGATAGAACTCGTGCCCGGCGACCCGGCGATTGCGGTCCTCGGCGAGCAAGCAACACCCGAACAGCTCGCGCAGTTTCGTTCTAAACACGGTCTCGATCGCCCACCCTTCTTTTTTGGATTTCCCGTCGATCAAAGCGGTCAGCGTCAATTCACCTGGCACGGGCTCAATAACCGTTACGCAGATTACTGGGGCTCGATCCTCCGCGGCGACCTGGGCACGTCCTTTCGCACTGAGCGCCCGGTCTTCGAATTAATAGCTGAGCGCTATCCCGCGACCATTCAACTGGCAATTACGGCGATGTTCATCGCTGTCTGCATCGCCATTCCGCTGGGCGTCATCGCGGGAAAGAATCGGGGCACCTGGCTCGACAACGCGCTCTCGGTGATTGCCCTGGTGGGGATTAGTCTGCCCAGTTTCGTCATCGGCCCGATGCTCGTCTACATCTTTGCCGTGAAACTCGGCTGGCTCGCGCCTTCTGGCCGCTTTGATTGGAGCGACATCATCCTGCCCTCATTCACTTTGGGTGCAGCCTTGTCGGCCATTCTGACACGCATGGTGCGTTCATCAGTGATTGAGGAACTCGGCGAGCCATACGTTCGCACCGCGCGTGCGAAAGGCCTCAGTGAACGAACGGTGGTTTACAAGCACGTACTCAAGAATGGCTTGATTCCGGTGGTGACGGTGCTCGGCCTGCAGCTTGGCGTGTTGTTGGCAGGCGCAATCATCACGGAAAAGATTTTTGGCTGGCCGGGACTAGGACTTCTCTTATTGGAAGACGGAATTAGTAAACGCGACTACAGCGTGGTGCAGGGCTGCGTCCTGGCGATTAGCACGACTTACATCATCGCGAACACTTTGACAGATGTTCTGTATCGCTGGCTGGATCCGAGGATTCGCGTGTCATGA
- the ubiE gene encoding bifunctional demethylmenaquinone methyltransferase/2-methoxy-6-polyprenyl-1,4-benzoquinol methylase UbiE: protein MGLTEPANNLPEDHARRVREMFARISPRYDLLNHLLSGNIDRRWRRRVVRALAPLLPDNAQVLDVACGTGDLSIEFFEASKAKIIGLDFCRPMLDLAKAKTRDVPLIEGDALRLPFADGTFDAVTIGFGLRNLASVQNGLRELRRILKPDGWVAVLEFSTPVRGLRGFVGFYNARVLPRLGGWLSGSRSAYQYLPDSISHFPNQTELAAMMREAGFADVKFENLTGGVAALHLGRRTD, encoded by the coding sequence ATGGGATTAACTGAACCTGCGAACAATTTGCCTGAAGATCACGCGCGGCGGGTGCGCGAAATGTTCGCGCGAATCTCTCCGCGCTACGATCTTCTAAATCATCTGCTGTCGGGAAACATCGACAGGAGATGGCGGCGACGGGTCGTCAGAGCATTAGCGCCGCTGCTGCCGGACAACGCACAAGTCCTTGACGTAGCATGCGGAACGGGCGACCTGAGCATCGAGTTCTTTGAAGCAAGCAAAGCCAAAATAATCGGTCTCGACTTTTGCCGGCCGATGTTGGATCTGGCGAAAGCCAAGACGCGCGACGTGCCACTGATAGAAGGAGACGCGCTGCGTCTGCCCTTCGCCGACGGCACATTCGACGCCGTCACGATCGGTTTTGGCCTGCGAAATCTTGCCAGCGTTCAAAACGGCCTGCGCGAGTTGCGTCGCATCCTGAAACCTGATGGATGGGTAGCCGTGCTGGAGTTTTCTACGCCGGTGCGCGGCCTGCGCGGGTTCGTCGGCTTTTACAACGCGCGCGTTCTGCCGCGGTTGGGCGGGTGGCTGAGCGGTTCACGCAGCGCTTACCAATATCTGCCGGATTCGATTTCGCACTTTCCGAATCAGACGGAATTGGCGGCGATGATGCGCGAGGCAGGCTTTGCAGATGTGAAGTTTGAAAATTTGACGGGTGGCGTAGCGGCTTTGCATTTGGGCCGCCGGACAGACTGA
- a CDS encoding insulinase family protein, giving the protein MTRKTLKSSLLRRSIMVLLLLAAIWPLPARAQSAPEPEREMLLNGLRILYWPQPGNPNVLLKLRIHAGAAFDLTDRAGMMALLGDALFPDPATREYMTEELEGRLEVTTTHDTIDVTLIGKSSGLERMIDFLRGSVLTTQLGVESVATIRTARVKLLSEKPATLADTADQAIAARVLGTFPYARPATGTAASVAKVERADLLLARERFLNADNASLAVVGGVEKPRMMRALRQLLGLWGKSDRTIPPTFRQPGAPDTRVLVVDSPGATNAEIRLAIRGLARSDKDALAADVLALIIRDRWKTAVPDLSQVSVRDEAHVLPGIFVLSASLPTGNAAKATTAAQDVIKSLIQTGPTAQELESARGAVLNQLSTEFSQPESMSTHWLDMDTFKSARPSTVATLIRSLTPADIQRVTARLFKDVAMATVVAGNSEQLKATFTGNVEIKSAVAPEAKPIDPVVPTKKP; this is encoded by the coding sequence ATGACCCGAAAAACACTGAAATCGTCGCTGCTTCGCCGCAGCATCATGGTTCTGCTCTTGCTCGCGGCAATTTGGCCGCTGCCTGCCAGGGCCCAGTCCGCGCCCGAGCCGGAACGCGAAATGCTCCTTAACGGCCTGCGAATTCTGTACTGGCCGCAGCCGGGCAATCCGAATGTTTTGCTGAAGCTGAGGATTCATGCTGGCGCAGCGTTCGATTTGACCGACAGAGCGGGAATGATGGCGTTGCTTGGCGACGCTCTGTTTCCCGACCCAGCCACGCGCGAGTATATGACGGAAGAACTCGAGGGACGGCTGGAAGTCACGACAACGCACGACACGATCGACGTAACTCTCATCGGCAAATCGAGCGGGCTGGAACGGATGATCGACTTCCTGCGCGGCTCTGTGCTGACTACGCAGTTAGGCGTCGAGAGTGTTGCGACCATACGCACCGCCCGCGTCAAACTGTTGTCTGAGAAACCGGCGACGTTAGCCGACACCGCCGACCAGGCGATCGCCGCGCGCGTGCTCGGAACATTCCCGTACGCGCGTCCCGCGACCGGAACCGCGGCAAGTGTCGCGAAGGTTGAACGCGCCGATTTGCTGCTGGCACGAGAACGGTTTTTGAATGCGGACAATGCCTCGCTCGCGGTTGTCGGTGGCGTTGAGAAGCCGAGGATGATGCGCGCGCTACGGCAATTGCTCGGACTCTGGGGAAAATCTGATCGAACCATTCCCCCAACATTTCGCCAGCCGGGCGCCCCGGACACGCGCGTGCTGGTCGTCGATAGCCCGGGGGCAACGAACGCGGAAATTCGGCTGGCCATTCGCGGCCTGGCACGCAGTGATAAAGACGCTCTCGCAGCGGACGTGCTGGCGCTAATTATCCGCGACCGTTGGAAAACGGCTGTGCCTGATTTATCTCAGGTTTCAGTTCGGGATGAGGCTCATGTACTGCCCGGTATCTTCGTTTTGAGTGCGTCACTACCAACCGGCAACGCCGCCAAAGCTACGACCGCGGCGCAGGACGTCATTAAGTCCCTTATCCAGACCGGCCCGACCGCTCAGGAGCTTGAAAGTGCGCGCGGTGCCGTGCTGAACCAACTATCAACCGAATTTTCGCAGCCGGAATCGATGAGTACGCATTGGCTGGACATGGATACTTTCAAGTCCGCGCGGCCGAGCACGGTGGCGACTCTGATTCGCAGTCTTACGCCGGCGGATATTCAACGCGTCACTGCCAGACTCTTCAAAGACGTCGCGATGGCCACGGTCGTCGCCGGCAACTCTGAACAACTCAAAGCGACCTTCACCGGCAACGTCGAAATCAAATCTGCGGTTGCGCCCGAAGCAAAACCGATCGATCCTGTCGTGCCGACAAAAAAACCCTGA
- a CDS encoding sigma-70 family RNA polymerase sigma factor, whose amino-acid sequence MTDERLLASAAGGDTTAFQILYERYRDPIFRFAYRLLGSAEAAEDVAHDCFLSLIKEPNRFDSNRASLRTYIYATARNLAAKRYHSFGRETAIDELADEPAMAERHAPVARLLDQELAAEVQEAIAGLPPLQREALVLFEYDELSLAEIGEVVGADANAVKQRLFRAREKLRVRLDRYFRNGREAATLRRA is encoded by the coding sequence TTGACAGATGAACGGCTGCTGGCGAGCGCAGCCGGCGGCGACACGACCGCATTTCAGATCCTGTACGAACGGTATCGCGACCCGATCTTTCGCTTTGCGTATCGGTTATTGGGATCGGCCGAAGCCGCTGAGGATGTCGCGCACGACTGCTTCCTGAGCTTGATAAAAGAGCCGAACCGGTTTGATTCGAACCGCGCGTCGCTGCGCACGTACATCTATGCGACGGCGCGGAACCTGGCGGCGAAGCGTTACCACAGCTTCGGACGCGAGACGGCGATCGACGAATTGGCCGACGAACCGGCAATGGCCGAGCGGCATGCACCGGTCGCACGGCTGCTTGATCAGGAGTTGGCTGCCGAAGTGCAGGAGGCGATTGCCGGCCTGCCGCCGCTTCAGCGAGAGGCGCTAGTGCTTTTTGAGTACGACGAGTTGTCGCTGGCTGAGATTGGCGAAGTGGTCGGGGCGGACGCGAACGCGGTCAAGCAAAGGCTTTTTCGGGCGCGTGAGAAGCTTCGGGTCAGGCTTGATAGATATTTCCGAAACGGTCGCGAAGCTGCTACATTGAGGCGGGCATAA